The region TGCATTATTAAAGGGTCCAAGGGGCCCCGGGCGGTTGGGGGGTGGCGGGGCCCCTCGGGGGGCCGGGCGCTGGCCAGAAGACATCCTCCTGGAGGCTGTGGGGCTCGGAGGAGGCGAcctggagcaggtggagggagggacatGTTGTACTGCTGGACATAGAATAACTAGTAGGTCATTCTATATATATGCTATGCTCATCTTTTTCCTCTCGAGTATTATTCCCTAGTGATTCAATGTTTTTATAATGTCGACACGATTAAAACACGATTGGTTCAGTCATTAATTAAGACAATTATTTTGCACAATAGATATACAGTTATGGAAttgatcacacactctttctatgtgtgtgtgtttctgtgtgtgtgcattcgctCATGAATCTGTGGTGTGGATGTGCGcacgtgcgcgtgtgcatgtgtgtgtgtgtgtgtgtgtgtgtgtgtgtgtgtgtgtgtgtgcgcacgtgcgcgtgtgtatgtgtgtatgtgtgtatgtgtatgtgtgtgtgtgtgtgtgtgtgtgtgtgtgtgtgtgtgtgtgtgtatgtgtgtgtgtgtgtgtgtgtgtgtatgtgtgtgtgtgtgtgtgtgtgtgtgtgtgtgtgtggtgtcactATCTCCAAGGGTTACCTGCGGCCGCCGCTGCCCCCCACCCAGGAGCTGTCCACTGGCGGGGGCAGGggcgtggtgatggtggaggtggagatgtctcctatgatggccagggcctccttcagGGCGTGGTGGGTCCGCAGCACCTCGTCCCTGCGCTGGCCCTGCTCCTGGGACTCGTCCATCAGGGCACTCTGGTCCCCGGCCGAGTACAGCTGGGCCAGAAGCTCTGCGTTTATAAAGTCCTtcacctgcagggggcagcagaaaGCCAGTGTTAGCAGACAGGCGGGCATGTTCagctgcagggggcagcagagagccAGTGTTAGCAgactggcctgcagggggcagcagagagccAGTGTTAGCAAACTGGCCTGCAGGGGACAGCAGAGAGCCAGTGTTAGCAAACTGTCCTGCAGGAGGCAGCAGATAACCAGCGTTAGCAGACTTGGTCATGTCCagctgcagggggcagcagagagccAGTATTAGCAGACTGGCGGTCACTCTCATTTCCATTTTTCTTAGTTTTGCGTTCATGTTTGATGTGCTGTGTTTTGActcttctatttatttttttcagaaagTATCACTTTCTTAGTGTTATTGGGGCTTTTGTCGATGTAAAGTTTGATGAGtatttacaaaaaatattatttgatgttatatgtattattaataaaaaatgaaatactTGGAATATGATACGTGTGTATCATAATAAGAATGATGCAGACCAACATACTGCAGTAGTAGAAGGCCCAAACCCATATTGTCCATTCTCACGGCAGAAACcctctcatacacacatgcacacacgtacacatgcacgcacacacacacgcacacatgcacgcacacacacacgcacacagatgcgGCTGTGGCTTACGTTGTTGATCATGAGGTGCATGATGGTCTTTGGCATGAGGTCACGGATGCACTTGTTGACGATGGCCATGTAGGAGTCCACCAGGTTGCGGATCGTCTCCACCTTCCGCTCCAGCTGGGGGTCCATGGAGAAGTTCTCCGAGGTGGTGGAGCTCTCACTCTCCACCTGGACAAACCAACAGCATTCAGGAGATCAAATGGTGCTTCAGGAAACCCAAATGGGAAATTGGGATCGAAGCTGGAAATTAAGAAATTTTAAATTGAGACATTTAACACAATCAACCCTAATATTAACATAGGAATAGGAAAGTttcaataaatataattaatgaAAAGGGAAGTGCTCAATTGTTGGAAAGACAATTGATCGAACAGTCGGAAACATCCTATAATCCAAAAGACCTGCTTAGGTTGATGAGGCCCAATGTTGTGGTCAAGTCTAGCTCAGTTGGCATGGTATTAACACACTGGGTTAGGGCATTGGTTCCCAGTGCTTACGTATGCAGACTTTGATAGTTCTCCGCCACGCTTGTAAGTTGCTTATGTGAATGAATGTAATATAGTTATAGAAAAGACAAAGCTTTTCGCATATATGTTGGATAACCAATGCACTGGTGTTTCagtttaattaataaaatgGTCTTAGTGATTCTACATACCAGTGTATTCTGTGTCAGTCGCACCGATTACACTTTAAGAGTTAAGTTAACTTTTTAGTGGGAAACCGCATACTGCTATGTGAAATACATCAAAAGATTGCAgtgtttgttatgttttttgGATATAAGGATATAAATCTAGCTGTTTTGTTTATCTTTACAGGGGGTGctcacaaaataaacaaatgactGTGATGAGGAATAAGATAAGTACGTTATCTTATTCCTCGTTATCTTATTTTggtacgttcacaccaaaagctgtaaaagatgcaaaatcGCCGAATAGCTCAAAACGCAACGCTGTCCAAAATATTTAGAGCTCATATCGCTCTTGCGATTTGACATCACATGTTTTGCTGCTGTACGGAGTGAATCTCACATCACATGATGTGGTGCTCTACTGAGTGAATTGAGAGGGCCTTCATAGATGACTTAGCAGAAAAAGCAGAGCAAGCTGCTATAAGGGGCGAGATGAGAACGGTCTACAACATCACCAAGAATCTCAGTGGCAAATACACAAGCCAGGCGACCCCTGTCAAAGACAAGGATAGTAACATCCTCAGGACAGAACAAGAACAAACCACGAGATGGGTTCAACAATTTCGTGAGGTACTCAACTGTCCCGAGCCAGACGATCCTGCTAACCATCCACCAGCAGAGGATGCACATAACATCAACACCAGTCCCCCAACTCATGAAGAGGTAATGTGTGCCATCCAAGCCATGAAGGGTGTGAAAGCTGCCGGCATAGTTGCCATCCTCGCCAAGATGCTGAAAGCAGACCTTACCACTTCTACTAAGGTGCTCACAGAACTCTTCAGAAACATCTGGGATAAGGAAACAATACCCGATGACTGGGACAAGGGCCTCTTTGTCAAACTGCCCAAGAAAAGCAACCTCCAAAACTGTGACAACTGGAGGGGGATCACGCTGCTGTCGATACCATCGAAAGTCTATGGAGCCTATGGAAGATCGTGAGAGCATATGGAATTCCTCCAAAAAGGGTCACACTAATGGGGCTGTTCTATCGCCGCTTCGAGTGCGGTGtcattaggtgcgtttccatccccctgattttatgcgaactttgaagtatcgaatcagtaaacggtgatggaaacaccgaaatttgcataaaaatcctctaattcgcaaaaaggtttatccgctcgcttgaggtggtttttgagaaatgcgaaatagagtaaattcgcaaaatgggagatggaaacacacttttcgaaacagctgtgacgtagcaaactttgaacacacaggactgacagtctttccgatttccgcataacgaccggccatagcaaccctgccgacatcaacgtgtaacgtcatcaccctattccgctccaaccacttgatggaaacgcacctaattcgaattacttttttgcgaactttctaaagattcgcatcaccttttagatggaaacgcagctattgTCAATGGAACACCATCGGACTGGTTCACAGTAGAGTCAGGTGGGCGACAGGGGTGTACCATGTCTCCAATTCTCTTCCTGATGGCCATCGACTGGGTAATGAGGAAGACAACGGCCGATAAACCCAGGGGAATCCAGTGGACTTTGTTCTCCCAACTCGAAGACCTAGACTTTGCCGATGACTTTGCTGTTCTCTCCTTAAATAAAATCTGCCGCGTCTTCTGGCCTGAGAAGATCTCCAACAAAGAACTGCACAGGAAGACCAAGTGCACTCCTAATGTGTCGGAAATCAAACGTCGCTGATTACGATTGCTGGGACATGTACTCAGGATGGACCAGGATCGTATCCCAAAGGTCGAACTGATATGGACCCCAACTGGGAAAAGGAGTCAAGGTCGATGGAGGCAGATTGTTGAGGCCTTGGGACGAAgagtattaaaaataaactgagTGAATCTGACATCACATGTTGTAGTTCTGTACGGAGTGAATCTCACATCATATGTTGTGGTGCTGTACGTATTGAATCTCACATCACATGTTGTGCTGCTGTACTCAGTGAATCTCACATCACATGTTGTGGTTCTGTATGGAGTGAATCTCACAGCACATGTTGTTGTGCTCTACTGAGTGAATCTTACATCACATGTTATGGTTCTGTACGGAGTGAATCTCACATCATATGTTGTGGTGCTGTACGGATTGAATCTCACAGGACTTGTTGTGGTGGCACTGTACTGAGTGTGTCTCACCAGTGTTGggaagttcaaagttcagttcacaaattttaaaatgaactagttcagttaaacgttcataattcaaaattttgaactaagttcacagttccaaaaaatgaactagttcatagttatttttttcaatatgttgctgtgatcttttatttttttccagtattttgaacattgagccccctttgtggtttgtctatgatgaaatagagtggttgaaacaagtatcgtagcgaaatacagtttctatcgttACTGCACATTttagcattttgtaaatcccattgatttctgttggaagactcattgctcgttggccaGAAAAGGAAAGGGGTGGTGTTCATGTTTGGTtctagtcttttcgctcggttctagtcctactgttgagacggagaaccgagtgaaaagaatacaaccaaacgtaaacagccctcCTTttcgtttccggccaacaagcaatgctTCTAGGAGGTATTTTAGTCCGCTGAGCTaggagccagagagctaacgttatggattgtacatattcataattcgaaattcgtctcagcctttatacccaagatactctggagtctatagcatataaccgcgttgtctgattacagtttaatacatttttcacaatttaacatctctcgttttgaagaataatcaccgcaccATTTGTTTCaataacagtaagctgacaacacctcAACTGCAAATTAACTATACGGAGATAACggtggcaaccggtcaaacaacacggcgttctgcgtgcgcatccgccgtgttgataaacaaataacccccctattgaacgaagttaaaccgagtgagcgtgccgttcacagacaccagaatgaacgagttcacagtaacgttcatcaggcagtaatacagtacgttcagttcacgttcgcccaaaatatgaacgagttcatgaactaccgTTCAATGAACGATAGTCTCACCTCACATGTTGTGGTGTTGTACTGAGTGAGTCTCACATCACATGTTGTGGTGGCACTGTACTGAGTGAGTCTCACATCACATGTTGTGGTGTTGTACTGAGTGAGTCTCACATCACATGTTGTGGTGTTGTACTGAGTGAGTCTCACATCACATGTTGTGGTGTTGTACTGAGTGAGTCTCACATCACATGTTGTGGTGGCACTGTACTGAGTGAGTCTCACATCACATGTTGTGGTGGCACTGTACTGAGTGAGTCTCACATCACATGTTGTGGTTCTGCCGGAGGTTCAGTGTGTAAGCAGACGAAGAGAAgatggagaaagacagagatgaATGACTGCAGGTCTCTCACCATGGTGGTCCGCTCAGGGTAGACCCCCGCGCGGAGCAGGGAGGACTTCCAGCTGTCCACGTCCTCCTGGGAGTCGCAGGCCAGTTCCAGGGTGCGGTTGTCCTTGTAGACGTTTCTAgaaacacaaacatccacacacacaccacattctCCTCAGTGTTTAAACGTTTGGGTTTTGATATAAGATTCCTTGTTTCTTCGGAAGCTCTCTTTAAACGCACAGGAGATAAAGGAGATAGACTTAgcattgttttctttttttatgccACAACCCATGTGCAACCACTTAGCGGGAACACAACTCTTTCATGTTTGGCATTGCATTCCAAAGCACAAAACGCACCAAGAAATAAAAATGGAAATATAACGTAACAAAAGCACCATGCAACAtggacaacaaacacacaagctccaGAGCTTACAGCTTGCGTCGGTAATAAGAATAGAACGGTGTGTACCGACTACAGAGTGTAGTCGGTtcaaccacacatctaaaatcAAACACATTCCAGTGGCCTGAGATCTTCCTGATGGAGCCCTGATGGGGGAACCAGTGGCTTGTTCCCCTCAAACCAGAGTGTGGATCTGTTAACCAAGACAGTAGTGTTCCAACGAGGTGCTTCTTCTGCAGACGCTTAATGACTCCTCTGCATGGGTTtcacttgttgttgttgtggttgtagttgcTGCTTTTTTGCCATATTTCAAACTAATTGAGGCGTACGAGTGTCAGTTCAGTTCAAGACACATGGAGATTAAAAAGGAAtggaataataattaaaaacacacacacacacacacacacacacacgcacacgcacacgcacacgcacacgcacacacacacacacacacacacacacacacacacacacacacagactacctAACCTAAAACCCATCTCAGCCGATCCGCCAGACAtcgcctctctgtctccctctgctgCACAGGGCCAGAGAAAGTCCTGTTATGTTTTGTTTGGAGTGCCCCCACATTACTATTACTTTTATCAGACACTTTTTCACAACAACCATGTCGGTAAGCAGCAGCTAGAGGTCAGGGCATATTCTGCTCAAAGGTCGCCTGCACGTAGGACACCGACATATCCCGGTTCCAACTGAGCACCTTTCATCAGCTGGACAAACTAAATCACCATTTTACTATGCCGTGCCTGCTAGACTCATCAGAAACCCAGAAGAGTTGCGTCAGTAGAGAGGCTGTGTGCTGACCTGGACTCGGTGTTGAAGATGGAGAAGATGTGCTTGCTGGACATGAAGCTCTTCTCAACGTCGCGGACCTTCAGGTTGTCCAGCGGCAGCATgtacttcttctccttctcctgtaGACCAGGGAAACACAAGGTGGAGGGCGCGGTTCATCAGGTGTTCACAGTGTGTCTGTGGTACGGTAGCTTTTtcttacattcacatttaggggattttgctgacccttttatccaaagcaacttagaaccattcatcacacattcacacactcacacactgacggcggagtcaaccacgcagggcgacagccagctcgtcaggagcagtcagggtgaggcgtctagctcagggacacctcgacactcagctaggaggagccggagatcCAACTAGCAACCCTCTGCTTACCAGTCAACGCGCTCGAGCTCTTGATCTACTGCTAAAGCTTACAGCTCAGCCCCTAAAGTTGAACCGTGAGCCACACTGATGGTTATCTGATACTGGGTGCACATGCCTTACTGGAAATGTTGAACAGGGCTCCCTCTTGGACCCAGAATGTCTGGATCCAATGGTTTCCTTCAGAACAACTGCCTCAAATGACGAACATGATCTAATGATGTGTTTGATTTAAAATGGGTTTCTGTTAATGTATAAAATGACTTATGGCTAAATCCAACTATGTTAATTAGAAAATATTATTCaacattatataaatatatatataatgcctCAGAAACTGGAAACTGGATACCCGCCGGTCGCATAGAGGACACCTCTCTCAACATGTGGATAACGTTTGGTATCGATATCTCATTCCATGACGTAATAGCTTAATTTACAGTAATTACTCTTCAGCGTAATGCTCCATTTCGCATGTTGGCGAAACAGAATCACACATATACGGCTTCCACTATctaaccagtgtgtgtgtgtgtgtgtgtgtgtgtgtgtgtgtgtgttatttggaGATAGTAGGTTGGTGCACGGCGTGGCTGTGAACGCCTTTTGGGACCTTCATAACGGTGCTAGTTATTAGTTATATGNNNNNNNNNNNNNNNNNNNNNNNNNNNNNNNNNNNNNNNNNNNNNNNNNNNNNNNNNNNNNNNNNNNNNNNNNNNNNNNNNNNNNNNNNNNNNNNNNNNNATCGAGGTCCCGCCCCCTGTACGTGCGCACCCTGGGATCGGAGCGCGGAGACGTCGTGAGTCATGCGAGGCGCGTCCAATCCTGTTGTTGCAGCGATGCGCGTCCGTGTGTCGCATGATTGGACGCGCCTCGCATGGCTCTGCACTGAGAGAAGCAGAAGCCAATGTCGTGCATCACATTAAAAGACACTGACAAGCGGTATGGGGGGAGATCATGCCTCATACTTTATTTCAACGTGACATGTTAATAATATAGGCCTAGGCCTGCACAGAATATGACCATGTGTGTTATAATACTGTTATTAAAGGCCTCCGCTCTGCATAATATGAGGCTGTACACTGTTGTATGAAGTGATGTAAAAGGACCATGACTGGTCCCACGCAGAGAGCAGATCCACCTCGTGGAAGCAGTCGGGTGGAAGGGGCACTGTCTTTAGATATCAGCGTTACAAAACATCTGCAAAGAGCACACTCTTCACTTCACTGTATGAGGACTCATCCGCTCGGGGGGAATCCTGAACACCCAGGTGTATCGACTATATACACTATTACTATTTAGGATATTTATTCTTCTGAAGCGCTGCATTGTGCATTGAGATGCACATCTTTATACATCTTTATATAAAATGGAGTAGTGAGGGATTTGTGCTTCTTGAGTCTACCACTACACCCCTGCGGCCACTAGGGGGAGATAGTCCACAAGATAAATGACATCGACGCTCCAaggttattttctatttttccaTAAATTAGCAAGAGACGATTGAGATCAAGGACATTTGGTTCCCCTGCATACACCTTATCGCCAACCACTCGTTGAATTGGTTTCAATATTAGTACTGGCGGAAAAACTTGCTGATTGGAAGAAGTATTGATTGAAGATCTATGTTGCTTTTTTATTCATTGGTAGGATAGATATTGGTGAAatatatcctctctctctctctctctctctctctctctctctctctctctctctctctctctctctctctctctctctctctctctctctctctctctctctctctatatatatatatatatatatatctatatcgctctctttctctcctcctctctcgctctctttctgtttgtgtgtctgtgtggtgtgcgtgtgtctctctctcgccctaccaacccccctctctccctctgtcaaaAATGGCCTCCTCCTGTGTGTGAGCTCCTGCTCCCGGAGCTATCTGGGGCCGAGTCAGCCCCATCCTGTGTCCCTGTTTACAGGACTAGAGGTTGGCCTTTATGCATTCggaggtgtatgtgtgttgtggtgatagtagcgatggtggtggtgatggtggtggtgaagggggTGATGacgatgggggtgggggtgatggtggtgcagAAGGTGATGCCGATGGGGgtaggtgtggtggtggtgatggtgatagtgttgaaggtggtggtggtgatagtggtggtggaggtggtggtggtggaggtggtgatgatgattatgatgatgatgatgaagatgatgatgatgatgatgatgatgatgatgatgatgatgatgatgatgatgatgctggtgTTAGGTCAGTGTTGATGGCAGTGATGATAATGGAGGGGGAGTTGATAGCGTtcatgttggtgatggtggttttAATAATGATGATGGTTGATATGTGAAtacgtttgtgagtgtgtgtgtgtgtgtgtgtgtgtttgtgtat is a window of Gadus macrocephalus chromosome 8, ASM3116895v1 DNA encoding:
- the LOC132463500 gene encoding dynamin-3-like; protein product: MLPLDNLKVRDVEKSFMSSKHIFSIFNTESRNVYKDNRTLELACDSQEDVDSWKSSLLRAGVYPERTTMVESESSTTSENFSMDPQLERKVETIRNLVDSYMAIVNKCIRDLMPKTIMHLMINNVKDFINAELLAQLYSAGDQSALMDESQEQGQRRDEVLRTHHALKEALAIIGDISTSTITTPLPPPVDSSWVGGSGGRRSPPPSPTASRRMSSGQRPAPRGAPPPPNRPGPLGPFNNAESPQAPSRPNRAPPSIPSRRPPPSPTRQAPP